The Streptomyces nigra genome includes the window ACGTAGGGGATCTGCGGGTGGGTGCAGGGGGTGCGGGTGAACTCGTGCCAGAGGGCGGGGACCTGCGGGGTGCCGTGTCCCGGGGCGGGGACCTGAGGGGCGCCGGGGCCCGGGGCGGGCGGGGCGTCCGCCCGGGCCGTGGTGCCGGTCGTCGCGGCGAGCGCCACGGCCGTGGCTCCGCCGAGCAGGGCCCGTCTGGTGAGATGCGCGTTGCCCATGTCCGTACGCCCTCCATGCCGCATGCTTGTCATGGATGTGCTTTTCATGGATGTGAACGATGTTCAGAAGTGCGTCGGAGGGTGAGCATGCCACGGGACCCCTGCTGCGGGAAGAGGGCGTGCAGGGGTCAGGTTTTCAGGGGAACGCGGGTCGGCGTCAGTCCTGCGGCTTCTGGGTCAGATGGCTGAACGCGTCCAGGTTGCGCGTCGACTCGCCGCGCGCGAGCCGCCACGCGTACTCCTTGCGGATCGCGGTGGCGAACCCGAGCTCCAGGAGGGTGTTGAAGGCGCCGTCGGCCGCCTCCAGGACCTGGCCGAGGATGCGGTCGATCTCGTCGGCGGTGATCGCGGCCAGCGGGAGGCGGGCGGTGACGTACACGTCGCCGAGCCGGTCGACGGCGTAACTGACGCCGTACAGCTTGAGGTTGCGCTCCAGGAGCCACCGGTGGACGCCGGACTCGTTCTCGTCGGGGTGGCGGATGACGAAGGCGTTCAGGGAGAGGGAGTGGCGGCCGACGATCAGGGAGACGGTCGTGGACAGCTTCCGCGTGCCGGGGAGCTTGACGACGTAGGTGCCCGGCTCGGGGCTCTCCCATTCCAGTTCGGCGTCCTTCAGTGCTCCCTCGACGACCTGCGCCGCCTTCTGTGCGTCAGCCATGGTGGGAGCGTACGCGACGGCGGTGGGCCTGGGCGGCGGCCGTGTAGACCTCCGCCGTGGCGCCGGCCGCGGTGTCCCAGCCGAACGACTGGGCGTGCCGCGCCGCCGCCTCGCCCATCCGGGGGCACAGCTGCGGGTCGTCGGCGAAGGCGCGCAGCACGCGCGCGTAGGCGGCCGGATTGTGGCCCTCGACCAGGAAGCCCGTACGGCCGTCCCGCACGGCCACCGGCAGCCCGCCGACCGCGGCCGCCAGTACCGGAGTGCCGGCCGCCTGAGCCTCGATGGCGACCAGCCCGAAGGACTCGCTGTACGACGGCATGACCAGCACCGACGCGGCCCGGAACCAGTCCGCGAGCTGATCCTGCCCGACCGGCGGACGGAACCGTACGACGTCCGCGATGCCGAGGCGGGCGGCGAGCTTCTGCAGCCCCTCCGGCTTCGCCATGCCGCTGCCGCTCGGGCCGCCGACGACCGGCACCAGGATGCGGGAGCGCAGCTCGGGCCGCTCGTCGAGGAGGACGGCGACCGCGCGCAGCAGGATGTCCGGCGCCTTCAGCGGCTGGATGCGGCCCGCGAAGAGCGGGATCAAGGCGTCCTGCGGAAGACCCAGGCGGGCGCGGGCCGCGGCCCGGCCGTCGGCCGGGGAGAAGCGGGAGAGGTTCACGCCGGGGTGGACGACGGCCACCTTGGCCGGGTCGGCGGCGTAGTGCCGTACCAGCTCGTCGGCCTCCTCCTCGGTGTTGGCGATGAGTCGGTCGGCGGCGTCGACGATCTGCGTCTCGCCGATCACACGGGCGGCGGGCTCGGGCGTGTCGCCGTCGGCCAGGTTGGCGTTCTTGACCTTGGCCATGGTGTGCATGGCGTGCACCAGGGGGACGCCCCAGCGCTGGGCGGCGAGCCAGCCGACATGGCCGGAGAGCCAGTAGTGCGAGTGGACGAGGTCGTAGTAGCCGGGGCGGTGTCCGGCCCAGGCCTGCATGACGCCGTGCGTGAAGGCGCACAGCTGGGCGGGGAGGTCCTCCTTGTTGAGGCCCTCGTAGGGGCCCGCGTCGACGTGCCGGACGAGGACGCCGGGGGCCAGCTCGACGACCGGGGGGAGGTCCGTGGCGGTCGTGCGCGTGAAGATCTCGACCTCGATGTTGATCGCGGCGAGGCACTGCGCGAGTTCGACGATGTAGACGTTCATGCCGCCGGCGTCGCCGGTGCCGGGCTGGTGCAGCGGTGAGGTGTGCACGGAGAGCATGGCGACGCGACGGGGGCGGCGGTGCAGCCTCAGCCGCGACGGGGCCGCCGCGGAGCGACGCCCGAGCCTGCTGACGTACTGGCTCACGTGGCGTTCCTCCTTGGCCTGCGGGCATGCCGGACAGAGGGTCGGATACGCCCTCCAAGGCGGTGCAACGCCGGAGGGCGGGGTTCCCATTCCTGGCGGGGTGGTTTTTGCCGAGGCGTTACCGGGTGTCGCTCAACCGTTCGAGGTGGCGCTGCGTTGTCCGGGCGGGTGCGCTGTCCGGGACGGGTTCCCCTGTGGGCGCGGGGCCATGCAGCGGGCCGGCGGTGGTGCGCGCGCCGGGGAGGGGGTGCGCGGGCCCCTTACCCTCGTATCCATGACAGCCCGCGCAGCCCACCGCCCCGTGGGATCGGTGACGCGCGGCACGACCAACCCCAACCGGCTGCGGCGCATGGACCGCTGGATCGCCCACGCGCACGGGGCCGAGCTGCGCCGGGCGCCCGACCCCGTGGCGGTCGACCTCGGGTACGGCGCCGCCCCCTGGACCGCCGTGGAGCTGCTCGGCCGGCTGCGCGCCGTCGCACCGCGCGTGCGGGTCGTCGGCGTCGAGATCGAACCGGCCCGGGTCGCCGCCGCGAAGCCGTACGAACGCGACGGGCTCGTCTTCCGGCACGGCGGCTTCGAGATCCCGCTCCCCCAGCGGCCGCACCTCGTCCGCGCCGCGAACGTGCTGCGCCAGTACGACGAGGAGCAGGTCGCCGAGGTGTGGGAGCGGCTGTGCGCCCGGCTCGCCCCGGCCGATCCGGCGACCGGCTCGCGGGGCGGGCTGCTGGTCGAGGGGACGTGCGACGAGATCGGGCGCCGACATGTATGGGTGGCGCTCGGGCCGGAGGGGCCGCGCACGGTCACCTTCGCGACCCGGCTGGGCTCGCTGGAGCGGCCGTCGGACCTCGCCGAACGGCTTCCGAAGGCGTTGATCCACCGCAATGTCCCCGGCGAACCGGTGCACGCCTTCCTGCGCGACTTCGACCGCGCCTGGGCGGCCGCCGCGCCCTACGCCTCGTACGGGGCGCGCCAGCGCTGGATCCGGACCGTGCGTCAGCTGACCGCGGACTGGCCGGTGACGGACGGGCCGGTGCGCTGGCGGCAAGGCGAAGTCACTCTGGACTGGGCGGCGTTGGCGCCCCGGAACTGACCTCCGCGTCACGGCAGGAGTCCTGGAACTGACCCCTCCGGTCACGGGAGTCGACCCGCATCCCTCCCCACCCCTCTGACCTGCGGGGAACGATCTCCCTGAGTCGTTCGTCACAAAGGCGGGGTGATCGTCATGACCGGGAGGGGACGGGGGAAAGCAGACCTCTGTCACTTTGCGCGCCGACATGGCACGATCCCCCGGACGCCTGAAGTTACTGACGGGACATCAGTTTGGGGGCACAGGTATGGGCACGGGCAAGCGCGGCCTGATCACGGTGGCCGTGACCGTCGTCTGCGCGGTCACCGTATTGGCGGCACCGGGTACGGCCTTCGCGGCACCGACCCCGTCCCCCTCCCCCAGCGCCTCCGCCTCCGCCACCCCGACGCCGGTGTCCAATGAGGAACTGGAAGCGGTCCGCGCCCAGCTGGAGAAGCTGTACCACGAGGCGTCCGTCGCCACCGACGAGTACAACGCCGCCGAGGAGGCCGCCGAGAAGCAGTCGGCGGAGATCGTCGAGCTGGCGAAGAAGATCGTCAAGGGCAAGGAGAAGCTGGCCGAGCTGAAGGAGCGCGCCGGCGCCGCGGCCGCCGCCCAGTACCGCTCCGGCGGACTGCCGGACGAGGCGCATCTGATGCTCAGCGACAACCCTCAGCATTTCCTCGACAACACCCGCCGGGTACTCCAGGGCCAGCGCGCCACGAAGGGCCTCCTGGCCGAACTGACACGCACCCAGCAGGACTTGGAGCAGTACGCGAAGGACGCCTCCGCCCAGTGGCGGAAGCTGGAAGCGGGCCGCAAGGCCAAGGCGGCCGCCCAGAAGAAGATCGAGAAGCAGATCAAGGCGGCCGAGAAGCTGGAGTCGCAGCTCGAGAAGGAGGAGCGGGAGCGCCTGGCCGAGCTGGAGGCGGCGGCCGCCCGCAAGGCGCAGACCGCCTGGCTGGACTCCGGCATCCTCGAGGATCTGAAGACGAAGGCGTCCGAGCAGGGCCGCAAGGCCGTCGCCTACGCCACCGACCAGCTCGGCAAGCCGTACGAGTGGGGCGCCGAGGGCCCGAAGACGTACGACTGCTCGGGGCTGACCTCACAGGCGTGGGCGAGCGCGGGACGCCCGATCCCCCGGACGTCCCAGGAGCAGTGGAAGCGGCTCGAGCACATCGCGGTCGAGGACATGCGCCCCGGCGACCTCATCATCTACAACGCCGACGCCAGCCATGTGGCGATGTACGTCGGCGACGGCGCCATCATCCACGCCCCGCGACCGGGCCGGACGGTGACGGTGGCGGGGGCCGGTTCGATGCGGATCCTCGGGGTGGTCCGTCCCGATGCGTGAGGTTTCAGGGCGTCTTGTGACGCCTCCCGCTCCGTCACGGCGCGACACTTTGTGACGTTCTCGTGGTGACCGCCACCACGTGACCCACTCCACGTCACATTTCCCACCACCCCACCACAGACGTGACGTTCGTCATCCCCGGGCCCCCGTCGGCCTGTCCAACTGCGGTAGCAATCGCGGCATATGACAGCGGCGAGGGTCCGCCGGACGTGCCCCACACCATTCCGCTGCGGCGCCGACACCCGCTATGGTCCCCGTCGGTGGATCGAGGACCCTCGGTCGACCATGCCCTCGGGGGGAGGGAAGGAACTCACGACAATGCCCGTACCCGTACCGCGGCAGAGAGCGATCCCGGCCGTGGAGACAGGTCAGGCGCAGGCCGCGACCCCAGGCGGCGGCACCTTCACGGATGAGGCCCCGCGTAAGGATCAGACGGTCGAGAACACCCCGCACACCAATCTGACGCTGCTGCTGATCGAGGACGATCCCGGCTCGACGATCGTGCCGGAGATGTTCGACCCGGCCGGCAAGCCCATCCGGGTGCGCACGGCCCGCAACCTCACCGAGGCCGCGCGGCTGCTCACCGACGACGTCCACTGCATCCTGCTGGACCTGGCGCTGCCCGCCCCCGGCCGGACCGGCGACGAGGACGAGCTCGGCGTGCTCAAGCACGTCCTGGAGCTCGCGCCCCGGCACGCCGTCCTGGCCCTCACCGCGTCCGGCGACGCCGAGCGCGGCGCCGAGGCCGTGCGCGTCGGCGCACAGGACTATCTGTTCCGGGACGAGCTGGACGGCCGGCTGCTGAGCCGGGCCATCCGCTACGCGGTGGAGAGGAAACGTTCCGACACGGCCGAGCGACGGCTGGCCGAGGGCCGGCTGCGGGCGCAGGAGAACCGGCGCCTGGAGCGCGG containing:
- a CDS encoding YbjN domain-containing protein — protein: MADAQKAAQVVEGALKDAELEWESPEPGTYVVKLPGTRKLSTTVSLIVGRHSLSLNAFVIRHPDENESGVHRWLLERNLKLYGVSYAVDRLGDVYVTARLPLAAITADEIDRILGQVLEAADGAFNTLLELGFATAIRKEYAWRLARGESTRNLDAFSHLTQKPQD
- the mshA gene encoding D-inositol-3-phosphate glycosyltransferase; the encoded protein is MSQYVSRLGRRSAAAPSRLRLHRRPRRVAMLSVHTSPLHQPGTGDAGGMNVYIVELAQCLAAINIEVEIFTRTTATDLPPVVELAPGVLVRHVDAGPYEGLNKEDLPAQLCAFTHGVMQAWAGHRPGYYDLVHSHYWLSGHVGWLAAQRWGVPLVHAMHTMAKVKNANLADGDTPEPAARVIGETQIVDAADRLIANTEEEADELVRHYAADPAKVAVVHPGVNLSRFSPADGRAAARARLGLPQDALIPLFAGRIQPLKAPDILLRAVAVLLDERPELRSRILVPVVGGPSGSGMAKPEGLQKLAARLGIADVVRFRPPVGQDQLADWFRAASVLVMPSYSESFGLVAIEAQAAGTPVLAAAVGGLPVAVRDGRTGFLVEGHNPAAYARVLRAFADDPQLCPRMGEAAARHAQSFGWDTAAGATAEVYTAAAQAHRRRVRSHHG
- a CDS encoding class I SAM-dependent methyltransferase — encoded protein: MTARAAHRPVGSVTRGTTNPNRLRRMDRWIAHAHGAELRRAPDPVAVDLGYGAAPWTAVELLGRLRAVAPRVRVVGVEIEPARVAAAKPYERDGLVFRHGGFEIPLPQRPHLVRAANVLRQYDEEQVAEVWERLCARLAPADPATGSRGGLLVEGTCDEIGRRHVWVALGPEGPRTVTFATRLGSLERPSDLAERLPKALIHRNVPGEPVHAFLRDFDRAWAAAAPYASYGARQRWIRTVRQLTADWPVTDGPVRWRQGEVTLDWAALAPRN
- a CDS encoding C40 family peptidase, whose translation is MGTGKRGLITVAVTVVCAVTVLAAPGTAFAAPTPSPSPSASASATPTPVSNEELEAVRAQLEKLYHEASVATDEYNAAEEAAEKQSAEIVELAKKIVKGKEKLAELKERAGAAAAAQYRSGGLPDEAHLMLSDNPQHFLDNTRRVLQGQRATKGLLAELTRTQQDLEQYAKDASAQWRKLEAGRKAKAAAQKKIEKQIKAAEKLESQLEKEERERLAELEAAAARKAQTAWLDSGILEDLKTKASEQGRKAVAYATDQLGKPYEWGAEGPKTYDCSGLTSQAWASAGRPIPRTSQEQWKRLEHIAVEDMRPGDLIIYNADASHVAMYVGDGAIIHAPRPGRTVTVAGAGSMRILGVVRPDA